In one window of Amblyomma americanum isolate KBUSLIRL-KWMA chromosome 9, ASM5285725v1, whole genome shotgun sequence DNA:
- the LOC144105527 gene encoding TNF receptor-associated factor 6-like — protein sequence MAAASPQFTLVGFSPELDWRPLTFLKPIPANRVCSACGLVRKRTALLPCMHVLCECCYEERGHDGSNECPLDGRGYEEDDATLMDFSVDDLLRREVKCWNEGSGCQYTTAASGITEHFLLECEHHSVRCPRCSATVLCRDVRTHLRSTSCNISTSLAYKSQVPTTRAEEAASVTSFKGTFESQTERQAAEITACLSSMAVDIGKHGDRLSEISHGVNSLKTTLKPELAFLARLTRDCCMKSEREMDSFSAELKKRFLACSDTVNICLKTIITLEKKLNDKLSRCREESSHIAATMEQVKAEVKESVQRTLKPVTNLLLRKELEVAQCWFLVKGVKSLQDTAMEKGFADYETEKVYLRGYCMSPGVQTTHFMGSLELYARYTLHKGDMDDFVEWPFEHKIRMSVIHPEEGVERGLEVEPSRRAPNNQKPTTGNAGLYFPFPFFDLKDLISDGYVDNDQLRIKWELLP from the exons ATGGCTGCTGCAAGCCCGCAGTTCACGCTTGTTGGGTTCTCCCCGGAGCTCGACTGGAGGCCCCTGACCTTCCTGAAGCCTATTCCAGCCAACCGGGTGTGCAGCGCCTGCGGACTGGTCCGCAAGAGGACCGCGTTGCTGCCCTGCATGCACGTGCTGTGCGAGTGTTGCTACGAAGAACGCGGCCACGACGGCTCGAACGAATGTCCCCTGGACGGCCGCGGCTACGAGGAGGATGACGCCACCCTCATGGACTTCTCCGTTGACGATCTGCTGAGAAGAGAG GTCAAGTGCTGGAACGAAGGCAGCGGCTGCCAGTACACCACGGCTGCTTCAGGGATCACCGAGCATTTCCTGCTGGAATGTGAACACCACTCCGTACGTTGTCCCAGGTGCTCGGCCACCGTTCTTTGCAGAGACGTGCGCACGCATCTCAGGTCGACCTCTTGCAACATTTCGACGTCTCTTGCATACAAAAGCCAAGTTCCGACAACTCGCGCGGAGGAGGCAGCATCCGTGACTTCTTTCAAAGGGACATTTGAAAGTCAGACGGAAAGGCAGGCGGCTGAAATCACAGCTTGTCTGAGCTCAATGGCTGTTGACATCGGCAAACATGGGGACAGATTAAGCGAAATCTCTCATGGCGTAAACTCACTAAAGACGACCCTGAAGCCAGAACTGGCATTTTTAGCGAGGCTAACCCGAGATTGCTGCATGAAAAGCGAACGCGAAATGGATTCTTTTAGCGCGGAACTCAAAAAACGCTTTTTGGCATGCAGTGATACAGTtaacatttgcttgaaaactaTAATCACTttagaaaaaaaactgaacgacAAATTGAGCAGATGTCGAGAAGAGTCGTCGCACATTGCAGCTACCATGGAACAAGTCAAAGCTGAAGTAAAGGAAAGCGTTCAAAGAACATTGAAGCCCGTCACCAATCTGCTTTTACGCAAGGAACTAGAAGTGGCACAGTGCTGGTTTCTTGTAAAAGGCGTGAAATCTCTTCAAGACACCGCGATGGAGAAAGGCTTCGCTGACTATGAGACCGAGAAGGTGTACCTTCGAGGATACTGCATGTCTCCTGGAGTGCAGACCACACATTTCATGGGATCTTTGGAACTTTACGCGAGGTACACCTTGCACAagggcgacatggacgactttGTCGAGTGGCCATTCGAGCACAAGATCAGGATGAGCGTTATTCATCCTGAAGAAGGTGTCGAGCGTGGGTTGGAAGTTGAGCCATCTCGACGTGCCCCAAATAATCAAAAGCCAACAACAGGAAATGCTGGGTTGTACTTTCCTTTTCCCTTTTTCGACCTCAAAGATCTAATCTCTGACGGGTACGTAGACAATGACCAGCTTCGTATAAAATGGGAGCTGCTGCCTTGA
- the LOC144103682 gene encoding solute carrier family 22 member 7-like: MESAQTSRSLFMGGQNTSEAFDCADAFRVRQLPEGHADLRRPHRCGVMHAHTLAFPLIASDLDHWCKRPRDVNISAEAWKSMAIPVEDNGQRSRCTTYASPYDLNGTTVVRCDQWDYDVEVAHTTIVSSWNLVCHRRWLLAVAFAVYMAGSFGFLVVGGFLTDIIGRKLTILGATSVLMLAAFGGCFADTYLMYLSTRFLISGSSCTVCAVAFVLIAEVSTNRHRGLHLSFSEIAGLWLGNACFAVLRGVRLNWIALQLLMVSPTVLLPLSCTLIQESPRWLIARQDLKRAEVVVLAAAKENGFPAQDALDFIEGLKSQALEKGTMATGTTEFKNILPATVLRRGLVVFATGFKVMGAFYVVLLTSVAHRKPWMPWASLAVDGAFQALYLALVDRVERVAIAVRVFITAGAICCLLAGMMTSGAPEEYAIALLIVAKALIGVAVIITCLCAAEAFPSNVRGLGFCLFFACGRLGGVFASAASLLRAAGHEDLLLIIAATILFLSALVIERLPLQDNALSQDGTRSSKHTVSSAGVLKEMKATLQPRAKEKVARTRRSASGKASPNPRVPSSARSMSLQFRPAKSPSIQLG; this comes from the coding sequence ATGGAAAGCGCCCAAACTTCGCGCTCCCTGTTCATGGGTGGCCAGAACACAAGCGAAGCCTTCGACTGCGCCGATGCTTTTCGGGTACGGCAACTTCCAGAAGGGCATGCTGATCTTCGCCGTCCTCACCGGTGTGGGGTAATGCACGCGCACACGCTCGCCTTCCCGCTCATCGCCAGCGACCTGGACCACTGGTGCAAGCGACCGCGGGACGTCAACATCTCGGCCGAAGCCTGGAAGAGCATGGCCATCCCCGTAGAAGACAACGGCCAGAGGAGTCGCTGCACCACGTACGCGAGCCCGTACGACCTTAACGGCACCACGGTCGTCCGCTGCGATCAGTGGGACTACGACGTCGAGGTGGCTCACACCACCATCGTGAGCAGCTGGAACCTGGTGTGCCATCGGCGGTGGCTCCTCGCAGTGGCCTTCGCTGTCTACATGGCCGGCTCCTTTGGCTTTCTGGTCGTGGGCGGCTTTCTCACGGATATCATCGGCCGAAAGCTTACCATCCTGGGAGCAACGTCTGTGCTCATGCTGGCGGCGTTCGGTGGGTGTTTCGCCGACACGTACCTCATGTATTTGAGCACTCGCTTCCTCATATCTGGCTCCTCGTGCACTGTCTGCGCCGTGGCCTTCGTCTTGATAGCGGAGGTGTCCACGAACCGGCACCGGGGCTTGCACCTCAGCTTCTCTGAGATCGCCGGTCTTTGGCTGGGGAACGCCTGCTTCGCAGTTCTCCGCGGCGTCCGGCTTAACTGGATCGCGCTGCAGTTACTCATGGTGTCGCCAACGGTGCTTCTTCCCCTCAGCTGCACCCTCATCCAGGAGTCTCCTCGTTGGCTCATCGCTCGTCAAGATCTGAAACGCGCCGAAGTGGTTGTGCTGGCGGCAGCGAAAGAGAACGGTTTTCCCGCCCAAGACGCCTTGGATTTCATCGAGGGGTTGAAAAGCCAGGCCTTGGAGAAGGGGACGATGGCCACAGGGACCACCGAATTCAAGAATATTCTTCCTGCAACCGTACTGCGTCGCGGGCTTGTCGTGTTTGCTACCGGTTTCAAAGTTATGGGCGCTTTCTACGTGGTGCTCCTAACATCCGTGGCCCACAGGAAACCCTGGATGCCCTGGGCGTCTCTCGCCGTCGATGGAGCTTTCCAGGCGCTGTACCTCGCGCTGGTGGACAGGGTGGAGAGGGTGGCCATAGCCGTCAGGGTGTTCATTACGGCAGGCGCCATCTGCTGTCTCTTGGCCGGCATGATGACAAGCGGTGCACCCGAAGAGTACGCCATCGCCCTGCTCATCGTGGCCAAAGCTTTGATAGGTGTGGCCGTGATTATAACATGCCTGTGCGCAGCCGAGGCTTTCCCGTCGAATGTCCGCGGCTTGGGCTTTTGCCTCTTCTTCGCATGCGGCAGGTTGGGCGGTGTGTTCGCATCGGCCGCATCTCTTCTGCGTGCGGCAGGACATGAGGACTTGCTTCTAATCATCGCCGCGACCATTCTCTTCCTCTCCGCCCTCGTTATTGAGCGACTTCCGCTTCAAGACAACGCGCTCAGCCAAGACGGGACGCGAAGCTCGAAGCACACCGTGAGTTCAGCTGGCGTTTTGAAGGAAATGAAGGCAACTCTTCAGCCTCGAGCCAAGGAAAAGGTTGCGAGGACGCGACGCAGTGCCAGTGGCAAGGCCAGCCCAAATCCGCGCGTGCCTTCGAGCGCGCGCTCAATGAGCCTGCAGTTCAGACCAGCAAAGTCGCCCTCTATTCAGCTTGGCTGA